A stretch of DNA from Gimesia chilikensis:
GCAGGGAACGCCGGATCAAATAAAAAGGGTTAACGGTGAATCGAGGTCTTACTTCCCAATCCGGTAGAGTTGTGATTTCGTGCGAATCAGCAGCGTGTCGCCGGCGACGGCGTAAGACGCGAGTGTCGGCTCTTTCAGGTGATTGCGGCTGATCTCTTTATAGGTTGTTCCGGGAGCGATGATTGTGGTTTCCCCCTCTTCGCTCTGGAAATAAATCTTGCCATCTGCGAACAGCGGAGAGGCAGAATAGTTACCGCCCACGCGTTCTTTCCAGTGCAGTTTGCCGGTTTTGGCATCAAAACACTGGGCAATCCCTTTGTCACTCACTGTATACAGCTCGTCGCCCACGACCAGCAGGGAAGGTGTATGTGGAATCTGGTTCTTGTTGGACCAGGCCAGATGCGTCTCGGTTACATCCCCCTTACCGTCCGGACGAATTGCCAGCAGAGTGGGGCGGTCGTAGCTGGTTGTTACGAAGATCAGACCATGACTGTAAATCGGGCGGGGGATGACGGAGTAACCGGTGTAGTCCAGGTGCCAGATCTCTTTGCCGTCTTTGGGGGAATGTCCTGAGATCACATCGGTCCCCGGGGCGACAATCTGTTCTTCCCCGTTTACGGTAATCAGCAGCGGCGTGGCGAACGAAAACTTTTTCCGGCCATCTACATTCCGTTCCACCTTCCAGGCGATCTCACCCGTCTTACGATCCAGGGCGGCGATGAAGTTAGAACCTTTACCGTCGCAGATCACAACCAGTTTATCGTCGACCAGGATCGGCGATCCTCCGTTGCCATGCTGCATCTCATATTTGAGGGCATTTGTCTTCCAGACCACGTCTCCGTCCAATGTCAGGCAGGCGGTGCCGTGCGTACCGAAATGCACATAGAGTACTTTACCGTCTGAGATCGGTGTCGGGCTGGCGTGGCTGTTCTTCTTATGGATCCGTTGTACGGTCTCTTTGGTTTCCTGGAAGATCTCTTTATCCCAGAGAATTTTCCCAGACTCCAGATCCAGGCAGATTACCCGCAGTGACTGCTCGGGCATGGGGCCATCCCCCTCGGGGACAGCGGTAGTAACAAATACTTTCTCGCCAACAATAATCGGAGACGACCAGCCAACGCCGGGAATCTTGGTATTCCACAGCACATGTTCGGTCGGGCTCCAGGCGGTCGGCAGTGATGTCTGGGAAGAGTGTCCCTGGCCGGTCGGACCACGAAATTCAAACCAGTCCTCAGCTGAGAGCAGGGCAGGGGCAGTGATTACAGAGACGGTTGAGAGTACGCAGAGAGAAATAATTCGGGAAACACTCACGTCAGCAGGCCCTCCTGATTGAGGCTGGGTTAACTGTACCTTTGTTGTGAACGCGCAGGAAAAGACAGATTGTCTTGTCACAATAGACAGAGTCTGACAAGTTTTGAGGGCATTCTCAACGCTGACGTATAGAAGATATTGGAGGCCGGAAAAAGATTTCATTCAGATTTCAAATTTTTCGTAACCAAGTTCATTGACTCTCAGAGCGCGACGGCTATGATTAACGAACCTGAGCTGATTCAGGCGTGCGTAACTCGTTCGCACACCCGATTTAGCTCATGATCTTTGACAAAATGGTTGGTGGCCCCAAATTTTAAGAGTGGATGCCAGAATGTTGTGTGATTGTCCTTCGGGATGATCACAGAACGATTCAGGTCAATTTAAAATTATTGAGCCAATCTGTAGCGCATCAGGCAGGCGACCTGTCGGATGTTGATTGGCGTCAAACTCTCTATTGTTTTTATGACGGCTTGCCGTCATAGGCATATTTATTAAGGGTTTGATCCTGGCTCAGAATGAACGTTGGCGGCGTGGATTAGGCATGCAAGTCGGACGAGAAGCTTCCTTCGGGAAGTGGAAAGTGGCAAACGGGGTAGTAAGGCGTAGGTGACGTACCCTCAAGTCCGGGATAGCCACGGGAAACCGTGATTAATACCGGATAATCTCTCAGAGTATGGTGCTTTGAGAGCAAAGGTGTGATTCCGCTGGAGGAGCGGCTTACGTGATATTAGGTAGTTGGTGAGGTAACGGCTCACCAAGCCTCAGATGTCTAGGGGGTGTGAGAGCATGGCCCCCACCACTGGGACTGAGACACTGCCCAGACACCTACGGGTGGCTGCAGTCGAGAATCTTCGGCAATGGACGCAAGTCTGACCGAGCGACGCCGCGTGCGGGATGAAGGCCCTTGGGTTGTAAACCGCTGTCAGAGGGGATGAAATGCAAGAGGGCTATCCCTCTTGTTTGACAGAGCCTCAGAGGAAGCACGGGCTAAGTACGTGCCAGCAGCCGCGGTAACACGTACTGTGCGAACGTTATTCGGAATCACTGGGCTTAAAGGGTGCGTAGGCGGTTTAGTAAGTAGGGTGTGAAATGCCAGAGCTCAACTTTGGCACGGCGCTCTAAACTGCTAAACTTGAGTGAGATAGGGGTGTACGGAACTTCCGGTGGAGCGGTGAAATGCGTTGATATCGGAAGGAACACCGGTGGCGAAAGCGGTACACTGGGTCTTAACTGACGCTGAGGCACGAAAGCCAGGGTAGCGAACGGGATTAGATACCCCGGTAGTCCTGGCCGTAAACGATGAGTACTAGTTGGGAGGAGCTTCGGCATCTCCGGACGTAGCGAAAGCATTAAGTACTCCGCCTGGGGAGTATGGTCGCAAGGCTGAAACTCAAAGGAATTGACGGGGGCTCACACAAGCGGTGGAGCATGTGGCTTAATTCGAGGCAACGCGAAGAACCTTATCCTGGATTTGACATGCTTGTATTAGCTCTGTGAAAGCAGAGTGACGCCTTCGGGTGGAACTTGCACAGGTGCTGCATGGCTGTCGTCAGCTCGTGTCGTGAGATGTCGCGTTAAGTCGCTGAACGAGCGCAACCCCTATCCTTAGTTGCCAGCACATCATGGTGGGGACTCTAAGGAGACTGCCGGTGTCAAACCGGAGGAAGGTGGGGACGACGTCAAGTCATCATGGCCTTTATGTCCAGGGCTGCACACGTGCTACAATGCGGCGTACAAAGGGAAGCGAATTCGCGAGAACAAGCAAATCCCAAAAAGCGTCGCTCAGTTCGGATTGCAGGCTGCAACTCGCCTGCATGAAGTTGGAATCGCTAGTAATCGCAGGTCAGCTATACTGCGGTGAATATGTTCCTGAGCCTTGTACACACCGCCCGTCAAGCCACGAAAGCGGGGGGCATCCAAAGTCGCTGAGCTAACCTTCGGGAGGCAGGCGCCTAAGATGAACTCCGTGATTGGGACTAAGTCGTAACAAGGTAGCCGTAGGGGAACCTGCGGCTGGATCACCTCCTTTCTAAGGATACTTGATGACTGTTTATCAATAGCAGTCCGATCAACAACCTGATGAGGACGAAGCTCTTAAAGTTTGACCACCAACCTTTTGCTATATCAAAGCCTCATCCAGATAACTCTGGATGAGGCTTTTTTTGCGCACTGATATCAAACTCAACGAATCAGGATCGAATTCGTTTTCAGAATCCGTTCCTACAGGGAACGTTG
This window harbors:
- a CDS encoding PQQ-like beta-propeller repeat protein encodes the protein MSVSRIISLCVLSTVSVITAPALLSAEDWFEFRGPTGQGHSSQTSLPTAWSPTEHVLWNTKIPGVGWSSPIIVGEKVFVTTAVPEGDGPMPEQSLRVICLDLESGKILWDKEIFQETKETVQRIHKKNSHASPTPISDGKVLYVHFGTHGTACLTLDGDVVWKTNALKYEMQHGNGGSPILVDDKLVVICDGKGSNFIAALDRKTGEIAWKVERNVDGRKKFSFATPLLITVNGEEQIVAPGTDVISGHSPKDGKEIWHLDYTGYSVIPRPIYSHGLIFVTTSYDRPTLLAIRPDGKGDVTETHLAWSNKNQIPHTPSLLVVGDELYTVSDKGIAQCFDAKTGKLHWKERVGGNYSASPLFADGKIYFQSEEGETTIIAPGTTYKEISRNHLKEPTLASYAVAGDTLLIRTKSQLYRIGK